Below is a genomic region from Fusarium oxysporum Fo47 chromosome XI, complete sequence.
CACCCTCCGCCAGTTGAGGTATTGAACAGTGCTGCATCTACAGGGCCTATTGTACTCATCAATTCCAGCGTACATCGCTCAGATGCAATTCTCATTGAGAAAACTGCCATTTGATCGATACACCTTTCTGACTTCCATGAATAGGACGTGGAGGAAAGggtgaagatgttgatgccAATTCGATCCAACTCTAAATTGACACAACAAGCCGAAGCGGATATGTCTAGTATACTGGGGTGGCTCTGGGACGTTGCAGTGTGCCCGATTCTGGATGCGCTGGGCTTTCCAAAGCCTCCCATGGATGATGAGTGGCCCCGAGTATGGTGGATTGCAGTCGGCGAATTAAGCTCATTTCCGCTGCATGATGCAGGTCGTCATACGTCTTCATCGACAGACTCAGCAATCGACCGAGTAGTCTCGTCTTATAGCCCTTCAGTCAGAGCTCTCCTACATGCTCGCAGGCAATCCAGAAAGGCTAGTGATTCCATGCATGACCAGGCTCTTCTAGTGTCAATGGCGACAACTGCATGATGTTCTAATCTCAGCTTTGCAAAACGCGAAGTGGAAAAACTGGAAAGCCTACTCCCTGCCTCAATGAAAAAAGTAAAACTGGAACAACCGTGCAGCGATGATGTTCTCAAGGGCGTATCTGATCGATATTCTGTAAAAGTCGCAGAAAAGGTTTACAGAACTATTTATGATCCTGGCAGGGTTAGTGATGATGCATCGGTGTCGATGGGTGTGCACAATGCTTTGAGGTATCTCCGAGATATCACAAGGCCGGCAAACGAAAGGAAATACAGGAGTCCACCGGAATCCAAGGGAGTCAAGGACAGACTCCTGTATCTACTTTCCTGGGCCGGCCCTGTGATACTTCGACTTCAGTCTAGAGATGCAGAGGGTGATAAGACGATAGGTAAACGCAAAGGGAGTGACTCACTGATTTGGGCAGCTTATATTCACGTTGGACCTTAATGTATTGGATAAGCTGTAGTTAACACTGTCTACTCGTCACGCTGTAATGTGACTCCGACCAGTGTATACACTCTCATCTCCAATTCTGTTTTAAGGATACGAAATCACGCACCCTCAGCGCCTCTCAATGAAGCTAGGTAGGACCAAACGCATCAGCACTAGCGGGACGTTGAAGTTGATTGCCATGTCCCGAAAGAACAAAGCAAGATCCTGCTTATGGAACTATGCATATGGTCTTGCTTAGTTCCTGCCCCTAAGCAAGTAAATATCTGGGGTACTTACCACGCGGAGACCAACAACTCCGGCACCATTGATGAGGACATCAATCTCGCCTACAGTGGGGTGGCCTGTGTACATCGGTTACTAAACATTCCATAGCGCAGTGTTGATCACGATTTACTTCTTGCCCCAGCTCCTCGCAGTCTTTTGGGTTACCGACGTCGCAGCGCGAATAATGCACTGCATCAGCACCAAGGTGCAAAAGACCATCCTTGGTAGAATCTGGCAGGGAGGGCTGTGTATCGGATAGGAGACTGGCACCAGCAGTAGCAAAGCTTTCTGCGGTGGTGCCGGCAATAGTACCAAGAGCACCTAATTAGCGTTAAATAACAAAGACAGGGTCCTAGACAGGGAACAGTTCTTCCCCGAGACACGTACTGGTGATGAGAACAACTTGTCCTTTCAGGGAGCTTCTAAACTTGGTTGGATGAAGGAATGGGTAGATTTCATTATGAATGCGGGGGGGCTGCTGTCCTGCAAACTACATTTCAAGAACCAAGCAATGTCTTTATAGTTGCTATATAGCCTCTCTAGTGCTGACAACTGGAATCGGTAACAATGATGAAAGTTAGTCTCGGAGCCAGCCTGCCTATAGTTCCCAAATCCGATAGTAACCAGATCCGAGACACCCCCGGCCCGATaatccaccatcttcacGGAATAACTGGTGAATGGCAGCTGAGAATTGCACGCCAGACCAATCCCAAACATCTACCCATGTATGTGGCTCAGTGGTGCCTTACTTATCTGGACGCGTTGCTTATCTAGACGCGCCCGGTTTGCCTCGGCCTTGACATTGCCAACCAAGATCATCGCCTCGATATCCTGCACAATAATcctcccttcttctcagaAATACCCACACTCAAAGCATCGACGGGCTCTTCCGGGTGGACCATTTCTAATTTGTAGTTTCTCAGTACCGTAGAGAGCACCTTTAAAATATTCATCATAGCCAAGTTCTTGCCTATGCACATACGATGCCCAGTACTGAAAGGCGACAAGTACCCCTGGAGGTCTTTGCTGTTGGGACCAAGGAAGCGATCTGGGATGAACTGGTCGTGGTCCTTGCCCCAAGTCGATGGGTTATGGTGAACGACGTGGTTCAGAGCAAAGACAGTGGTCTTTCTATTGTTAGACTCGAATGATTCTATCATGTTGTTCAATCTCACCTTCTGAGGTATTTGGCATCCCTGAATCACAAGCCCACCAGGAGTCATAATCTTCCGTGGTAATGGCATGGTAAACACAGAGTTAATTCTGAAGTTTTCGTGCATGCATGCCCTTGTATATGGTAGATCTTTCTCGAGGGCCTGGTAAGAAATGACTTGACTCGTATTATTAGATAAGTTCGAATCTAATTCTTGGATAACCTTGTTCAAGACCTCAGGGTTTTGTAGCAGATGGGAGAATAAGAGCGTCAGGGTGCCTGATGTTGTATGAGACCCGGCGACACTGCAGCTTGTGAGAAGATGGCAGGCAGTATAAGCAATCGCACCTACATCATTGCAAAGGCCTCGGTATTAATGTCCAACTCGGTAAGCTTGGACCCAGTCTCAGGGTCAACGGCCACTAACAAGCACGAGAGAAGGTCCTTGCGGCCGCTGGATCCAGCTTCAATCCTTTGCCTGACACAAGCCGCAGTCAGATTCCGAAGCTGCGCACGAGCGTTGAACAGACGTTGCAGCCATGGAATGGGGATGAAGGGCAGAACCTTCTTGATCCACGGGAGAGCATCTGGCGTCATTCCcatcaagcaagcaagataGATATGGTCATTGATGGGCGGTAATCGGGCTAGATCTCTCTCATCCTGCGAGTCGAAACTTCTGCTAAAGGCGAGCTCACCTAGCACATCGAAGACGTAAAGGGCAATCATGTCCTTGAGATCAAAATCTTGGTTACTATCGCAGAAATGGTCCAGGTTATTCCTCAGTTTCAGGATATGGCTGTCGACAAAATGCTCCATCTCCTTGATGGACTGCAGGGAGAAGGCATGGGCCATTTGGCGACGTCTGATGGCGTGAATCTGATATCTAGACTTAGTGGAAACGCCCATTCATGGACAAAGGATGGCAtacctcttcatcttgtgtTCCAAACAAGTTGGGATTGAAAGTCGTAAACCCATCGTAAAACCCTGTCTTTTGTAGTTGTCGACCTCCCTTGTATATGGTGTTGACGGCGTCGGGATTACGAAACGACAAGTCATTTGGCCCGACCCGTACAACGTCGCCATACTGCTCATGCAGCCGAACAAGCGTATGCGGGAGATGCAAATTCCAAAGGTGGTAGGTTTTCCAAAGGTTGGTGACCGAGGCGAGGGGAGGACCGGGATACTTGGCAAGTGGGTGTAGGTAGCGATAGTAAACAATGTATACCAGTCCCAAGAAGCCGACCACGGCTGatgtttgaagaagaataGGCAGGCTCGAGGCCCAAGTGATGAAAGATTCAAGCTCAAGTGACATTTTAGCAATGCAATGTATAATAAGGGTAAAGCGTAAACAAGAGGTTATAGCTGAAGTTTTTATACTTTCATTGCACATTTACAGGCTCATCTGCTTACGCATCTATACCGACTCATAGCCATATAAAACCATCACGGAAGCACGGAGGCGGAACTAGCGTCTATGTACACCGCGGAACTAGCGGGTGCATCGGAACTAGTGCAGCAAATTTCCCCGCACATTCAACTGCCGAGGATTTAGATTCAAGACCACCCGGATCGAAAAAGGCATACAAAGGAGACCCAAACAGCTCGTCGTTAGTCGGGTTGAGGGCAGTCAAGAACGGCAGCAATAGcctctttcctttctttctgTCACATGTGTCCCTCTAGCTTTTTTTTTCATAAGACTTAATCTAGTTGTTATAAAAGGTAATAAGGATGAAATACAATAGTAATTAGAACTCTAATATTTATACTATAACTCTTTGCTTTTAATCGTGATGTTTTTATATCTTATCCTCGCCATCTGTATTTACTTGCTCAACCGCCTCTTTATCACTTTTATAACCAGCCTTCAGTCAGCCCATACTAACAAACTGTCTGTTATTTAGAGTAAGCTCCCATACCTGGTAACGCCTTCATTCTAGGGGCTCATGTAAAAGGAATGAAAAATCAGGAAATCCATCAATTCCAATCCCGATGTCAGACAAGAACGCGAAGTCTCCCGACAAGGATTCAAAAGGTAGGGTCGAGTTGAAGAACATCAAATCAGTTGGTGAGCCTGGCAATGAACTATCCCTTCCATGGTCTTCATTGGGTCGTGTCTGACGGTCACTTGACAAGGCCGGTTTTGACAGCCCATTCAGCCTTTCAGGAAGCTCTCGCAAGCCCTGCAGGCGCTGCCATAACCGGACCATTGGGGGTGACCTTGTGCTGAGAAGCTCAATAAGATCAAGGGCTTGATCAAACTCCGTTTGCACGGTATTCCAGAACAGGCCGTGGGCATGTACAACTGCGAGTAGAATATTCCCAAATGCTGCAACTAAAAGatgtttgaagaagagcacATGGGAGAATATCAAGGTTCTGTGAGTACTCAGTCTGCAAAGCGTGGAGACCGCACCTTTGGCCAGGGCTACTGCGACATGAGCCTTGGCTTCGTGGTGGCTGATGCGAGAGACGGACTGCAGTACAGGCCGGAATATCAAGTTGCGAAGAAGACTCTGCCGAAGATACAGAGCTGCTTGGATAAAGAGTGACGTTGAGAATGGTTCACTTTGGCCAAGGCTTGCGTCGAGCTTCAAGTGTTGTGGTAGATCGTCATACCACTGACTAGCTTGGGCGTCCAGGTACTCAAGATCATCCCCATGAACCTCCGTTCCATTCTCTCCGTCGATGTTCATAACCCTCCACGCACGACCTACGAGCTTAGTCCATTGGAGCAGACAGCGGAGTACAGGATCTGAGTTATCCTAAAGAGCCGTCAGTAAACAagctttcttttttaatctTCGCGCCAACAACCTGCAGAAATAGCGACTGGTCCACGTAGGAATCTTGGATAGAGTAAGGAATACCCTGACCAAGACAAATGCGTCTTTCGAGCATGTATACAGACCAAAAGACATTCAACGCAGTCTTTCGATCCTCATGATTCGCAAACACTTTCTTTATAGTTGTGTGTCGATGTAGTCCTATCTCCAAACAGAGTCTTGCTGCAAGCCCAATCATCCTCCCAGTGCGTACTTCGTCGTCGAGTTGATAATGGTAAATGGCCTACAGAACTAATTAGTGGCCAGTCTGGACTAGTGACAGAGCTGCTCACAGTCAATACCAACAGCTGTATGCCGCTGATGCCACTTGGGTTCCATATCAAACTCTCAACTGCTTCTGTTGTACTTTGAAACAGCCGCTGAGCCTGATCATTTCTACCACCATTCTCCATTGTTTTGCTAACAGCTAGAACAATCTTTAGCTTGTTAGTCTCGTCATTTAAAAGAGCCTCTGTTGCTAGCTCCCTTCTAGGGATAGGCGTCCCGCCGCTGATAGGCCCTATAACTGCATATACTCCGTCGACCGTATCTATGAGCTTCTCCTCGCGCAGAAACGGGTAAAGACTACCCATGTTAGTGAACCATTTCTTAACAAGAGTAACAGCCTCTGTTTTAGGTATATCCCATAATGGATCCATGGCTACAAGCTTCATGAACGGGCCATAATTCGAAAAGTGAGATGGGACCCCTGAAAGGTTACCATAATCACAGCTCAGCTTGCtgagaagagcagaaggCATGCCCATCTCCCTGAGGTTACCACTGACGGCTTTGAAAGCGAATTCGGAGCTTGACGGGCCGCAGAACTCTGGAACGCTTTGCAAAGTATCTGGCATAATTTGGACTTTCTGGGTTTCGCCGTAGATATGAGTTGATTGGTTGGTGTCCGTCTTGGAATTACCTTCGGCAGCCGTGTTACCAGAACTGATAGTATGGACAGGTGCGGTAAGAGTATCCCGAGGGCTCGCCCTATTATGAGATATTAATGAGATCTTCTGCTAGAACCGTGGCGACGTACAGGGCTGACTTGGGCTGACTTCGCGGCATTTCATACTCGCATATCTTACGTAGCGAAGAGCATCCCCCGCAAGGCTGTTCACCTTTCAGCTACACTTAGCATTGTCTTTATGTTTAGTGCTTGCAAGACTTACCGTCACACTTGGTCTTGCGTCGTCTACAGTAGGTGCTAGAGCTGCAGTCAGCTCTATGTAGGTGCGTTATGTAAGGTGGACGGTGATAACCACCAAGCCTGATTGACATATTGCGCTCGTTTAGACCGAACTTTAGTTCTAGCCACTGCCTTGTGAGTTTCGCCCATAATTATAGGCTTTGTATAGTTTCAGGGACAGGTAAAAATGGGCGGAGTGGTTTAAGAATATTCGGGGGTAACGCTGagattatataaatagtCGAATcctaagaagaaggatgcgGGGTATTGTGGGGGCTTTTTGtatttcttatttatattattattaactcTAGGCTgtaaaaatattatatataacctGGCTTAggaattattatataatcttttataaattctacTTGGTTTCCCTGGTGAGTTTAGAACCTGCCAAGCACATATTCTGCTTGAGAAAGATGTTTTGTTGCACTGGCGCTCCGTTTCACTAGACCGGCACAGCCGGCTGACATGACGAGTGGATCTTGTGTCGGGAGCTACGGGCTCTGGACTGGTGTGGCAGCCCCTAACTTCCCTGATTCTAACAACTTCGCACTGGCCCCGCCGGCATGTGACTCTAAAGAGGGTATATCCCTGAGATCAAGTTTCAATTCAATGCCACAAACCATCCTCTTGACGACCATGCCATGTTGATATCACGGACGGAGAGTGCAACGCGAATATCTCTATTTGAAGCTTCTCAGGACTAGATGATTATCTTAGAAGGAATGGACACTTCCTCACCATAACACGGGCACTTTTAATCTCATCACATGGTCTCATTAGTGACGGGATCACTTGGCTAGATACGGTGTAGGAAGAGTCACATCCATGCGTAATAGAGTAGAGACAGGTCACCTGCTCCATATGGAATATCTTAACCCAAGACCATGCATGCTCTAAGCTGTTAGACTTGGTTCCAGGATGAAGGCAATATGCAGCTCTTCGGCGAACAAAGTGCGATTGAAGCGGCGAATCAATTATATAGACAGCTAACTCATGTTTTCAACACACTCTCTTTTAGGGCAAAAGTGCACGCACGATGAGCCCCCTGTCTCGTTTTCTGTTCCATACCCAATCATTCCTTCAGCTTGAAGTATCGTGCGAAGAACATAGAGTTCGCAGCAAGAATCACTGGCACAACGCTGACCATCTCTCCCAAGCCAGCATACCGAGGCGGAATACGGAACTCAACCCAAGCACCACTAGCCATTGTGATCGCTAGAATATTATAGACAGCGGACCAGACAAAGTTGAAGTACATGCGCTGGAACGATACTTtgctgatatcaagaagaaaagggatACCTTCAAGACCGTTCAGAAGCACGACATCTGCTGCACCCTGAGTAACGTCGCTGCTTGTCAAACCACCTCCCATCTGAGCACCAACATTGGCTTGGGCCACAGCGATAGCATCATTCGTGCCATCGCCACAAAAGAGGACGCGCTTGCCCTTGTCCATCAAAGAAGCGACGTAGTCTCTCTTCTCAGGTGGAGTACGCTCACCAACGACGTTCTCAGCTGGAATACCAACGGATGCTGCAACGGCTTGAACAGCCTTGATCTGATCTCCagaaacaagatgaacgTTGATGTTGCGAGACTTGAGCTCGGAGATAACCCGAACTGCTTCAGGGCGGATCTGAGCTGAAAGTCCGAA
It encodes:
- a CDS encoding cytochrome P450, producing the protein MSLELESFITWASSLPILLQTSAVVGFLGLVYIVYYRYLHPLAKYPGPPLASVTNLWKTYHLWNLHLPHTLVRLHEQYGDVVRVGPNDLSFRNPDAVNTIYKGGRQLQKTGFYDGFTTFNPNLFGTQDEEIHAIRRRQMAHAFSLQSIKEMEHFVDSHILKLRNNLDHFCDSNQDFDLKDMIALYVFDVLGELAFSRSFDSQDERDLARLPPINDHIYLACLMGMTPDALPWIKKVLPFIPIPWLQRLFNARAQLRNLTAACVRQRIEAGSSGRKDLLSCLLVAVDPETGSKLTELDINTEAFAMIVAGSHTTSGTLTLLFSHLLQNPEVLNKVIQELDSNLSNNTSQVISYQALEKDLPYTRACMHENFRINSVFTMPLPRKIMTPGGLVIQGCQIPQKTTVFALNHVVHHNPSTWGKDHDQFIPDRFLGPNSKDLQGYLSPFSTGHRMCIGKNLAMMNILKVLSTVLRNYKLEMVHPEEPVDALSVGISEKKGGLLCRISRR